In Corynebacterium afermentans subsp. afermentans, a genomic segment contains:
- a CDS encoding ATP-grasp domain-containing protein: MTVPHSAEHPSERPVGPNTGPNAEHSADDTGAIPTVNDTARAPSEEPAEMPRRALILGESAMALDLEQAYKRMGFDTRIGAASIAEVFYPGIIVTSGDAEDTIETVEEVSQRVGAVVAPSVEGCRHTADRMAVRKQANEELGLPTLDYEFAATPQEMHDAVERIGYPCVVKAPTSKDGEGFSFVHSDADLADAWRAADRGLGQGAVVERYIDFDFEATILAARSIDPSTGELATWFCEPIGTRHRDGKLVESWQPAPLPEAAMDNARSIAARIVGALASCGIFSVEMFVSGDDVYFSQVTPRPSRDGLVTFVTQRINQFDLQARATQRLPIDSTLISPGAVRFLEGHPSQAALAAAMAVEEVTVRMLGDGTLVLATADSAAEARQRTDEAVREIYKIDGKPGEN, from the coding sequence ATGACTGTTCCGCACTCTGCAGAGCACCCCTCCGAGCGCCCAGTCGGGCCCAACACCGGACCCAACGCCGAGCACTCCGCCGACGACACAGGCGCTATCCCCACCGTCAACGACACCGCCAGGGCACCCAGCGAGGAACCGGCGGAGATGCCGCGCCGCGCGTTGATCCTGGGCGAGTCCGCGATGGCGCTGGACCTGGAGCAAGCCTACAAGCGCATGGGCTTTGACACCCGCATCGGGGCGGCGAGCATCGCGGAGGTGTTCTACCCGGGCATCATCGTCACCTCCGGCGACGCGGAGGACACGATCGAGACGGTCGAGGAGGTCTCGCAGCGCGTCGGCGCGGTGGTGGCGCCGTCGGTGGAGGGGTGCCGCCACACCGCGGACCGGATGGCGGTGCGCAAGCAGGCCAACGAGGAGCTGGGGCTTCCCACCCTTGACTACGAGTTCGCCGCCACCCCGCAGGAGATGCACGACGCGGTGGAGCGCATCGGCTACCCGTGCGTGGTCAAGGCGCCGACCTCTAAGGACGGCGAGGGGTTCAGCTTCGTGCACAGCGACGCGGATCTCGCGGACGCGTGGCGCGCCGCCGATCGCGGCCTGGGCCAGGGCGCGGTGGTGGAGCGTTACATCGACTTCGATTTCGAGGCGACCATCCTCGCCGCGCGCTCCATCGACCCGAGCACGGGCGAGTTGGCCACGTGGTTCTGCGAGCCGATTGGCACCCGCCACCGCGACGGCAAACTGGTGGAGAGTTGGCAGCCCGCGCCGCTGCCTGAGGCGGCGATGGATAACGCCCGCTCGATCGCCGCGCGCATCGTCGGCGCGCTGGCCAGCTGCGGCATCTTTTCGGTGGAGATGTTCGTCTCGGGCGACGATGTCTACTTCTCCCAGGTCACCCCGCGCCCGAGCCGCGACGGCCTAGTTACTTTTGTCACCCAGCGCATCAACCAGTTTGACCTGCAGGCGCGCGCCACACAGCGCTTGCCTATTGATTCGACGCTGATCAGCCCTGGCGCGGTGCGCTTTTTGGAGGGGCATCCGTCGCAGGCCGCGCTCGCTGCGGCCATGGCGGTGGAGGAGGTCACGGTGCGAATGCTTGGCGACGGCACGCTGGTCCTCGCCACCGCCGATTCCGCAGCCGAGGCCCGCCAACGCACGGATGAGGCCGTCCGGGAAATATACAAAATCGAC